The following are from one region of the Silene latifolia isolate original U9 population chromosome 9, ASM4854445v1, whole genome shotgun sequence genome:
- the LOC141601870 gene encoding uncharacterized protein LOC141601870 — protein MHAKWVEFFQSFTFSSKYKEGKQNIVADALSRRHSLLSDMKQRILGFEVMKELHKDDPNFFEDWQIQTEGTRVQGTKLIMQKGFLVHGNKLCVPRGPYRDLLIKEVHSSGLGGHLGVQKTLEILQDQFY, from the coding sequence ACATTTTCAAGCAAATACAAAGAGGGCAAGCAGAACATTGTTGCTGATGCATTGTCTAGGAGACACTCCCTCCTATCAGACATGAAACAAAGGATACTTGGCTTTGAGGTTATGAAAGAATTGCACAAGGATGATCCAAACTTCTTTGAAGACTGGCAGATTCAAACTGAGGGAACTAGGGTtcagggaaccaaattaataatgCAAAAGGGTTTTTTGGTCCATGGAAATAAACTCTGTGTTCCAAGGGGCCCCTACAGGGATCTATTAATCAAGGAGGTCCATTCCAGTGGTTTAGGAGGGCATCTTGGAGTTCAAAAGACTCTAGAAATATTGCAGGACCAATTTTATTGA